Proteins encoded in a region of the Zea mays cultivar B73 chromosome 2, Zm-B73-REFERENCE-NAM-5.0, whole genome shotgun sequence genome:
- the LOC103647599 gene encoding hydroxymethylglutaryl-CoA synthase, with product MDRKDVGILAMDIYFPPSCVQQEALEAHDGASKGKYTIGLGQDCMAFCSEVEDVISMSLTVVNSLLKKYKIDPKLIGRLEVGSETVIDKSKSIKTWLMQIFEESGNSDIEGVDSSNACYGGTAALLNCVNWVESNSWDGRYGLVVCTDSAVYAEGPARPTGGAAAIAMLIGPNAPISFESKYRASHMAHVYDFYKPDLASEYPVVDGKLSQTCYLMALDSCYRQFCNKYEKIAGKQFSICDAEYFVFHSPYNKLVQKSFARLYYNDFLRNCSSVDDDAKEKLQSFSNLTGEESYQSRDLEKASQQVAKHLHDIKVQPSTLLPKQIGNMYTASLYAALASVLYNKHDSLNGQRIVMFSYGSGLTSTMFSLRLNNGQHPFSLSNIASVLDVTEKLQSRHETLPEKFVETLKLMEHRYGAKDFETSRDTSLLQPGTFYLTKVDSMYRRFYSQKLSEETGGGKTKCCNGLANGH from the exons ATGGACCGCAAAGATGTCGGGATCCTCGCCATGGACATCTACTTCCCGCCCTCCTGCGTGCAGCAG GAGGCACTTGAGGCCCATGATGGGGCGAGCAAAGGGAAGTACACCATTGGGCTTGGGCAAGATTGCATGGCCTTTTGCAGCGAGGTGGAGGATGTCATCTCAATGAG TTTGACGGTTGTCAATTCTCTGCTGAAAAAATACAAGATTGATCCCAAGTTAATCGGTCGCTTGGAGGTTGGAAGTGAAACAGTTATAGACAAAAGTAAATCCATCAAAACTTGGCTGATGCAGATCTTTGAG GAAAGTGGTAACAGTGACATTGAAGGTGTTGACTCCAGCAATGCATGTTATGGCGGGACAGCAGCCCTACTGAATTGTGTGAATTGGGTCGAAAGTAATTCCTGGGATGGCCGTTATGGTCTTGTCGTTTGCACGGATAGCGCG GTTTATGCCGAAGGGCCAGCTCGTCCAACAGGAGGTGCTGCTGCTATAGCAATGCTCATTGGTCCTAATGCTCCAATTTCCTTCGAGAGCAAATATAGAGCTTCTCACATGGCTCATGTCTATGATTTCTACAAACCTGATCTTGCAAGTGAATATCCG GTTGTTGATGGTAAACTATCCCAAACATGCTACCTAATGGCTCTAGACTCATGCTACAGACAGTTCTGCAACAA GTATGAGAAGATTGCGGGTAAACAATTCTCAATTTGTGATGCAGAATATTTTGTGTTCCATTCTCCATACAACAAG CTCGTGCAGAAGAGTTTCGCTCGACTTTATTACAATGACTTTTTGCGCAACTGCAG CTCTGTTGATGATGATGCTAAAGAGAAGCTCCAGTCTTTTTCAAATTTGACTGGTGAAGAGAGCTACCAGAGTCGCGACTTGGAAAAG GCCTCACAACAGGTCGCGAAGCACCTCCATGACATCAAAGTTCAGCCATCGACTCTGCTTCCGAAACAAATTGGTAACATGTATACTGCATCCCTTTATGCTGCATTAGCATCTGTGCTATATAACAAGCATGATAGTCTG AATGGGCAAAGAATTGTGATGTTCTCTTACGGCAGTGGTTTGACATCCACTATGTTTTCATTGAGGCTAAACAATGGCCAGCATCCCTTCAGCCTATCAAACATTGCTTCAGTTCTTGATGTCACCGAGAAGCTTCAGTCAAGACATGAG ACTTTGCCTGAGAAATTCGTTGAGACACTGAAGCTGATGGAACACCGATACGGCGCAAAGGACTTCGAGACGAGCAGAGACACGAGCCTACTGCAGCCGGGCACATTCTACCTCACCAAGGTCGACTCCATGTACCGGAGGTTCTATTCCCAGAAGCTGTCCGAGGAAACAGGCGGCGGGAAAACCAAGTGCTGCAACGGCCTCGCAAATGGCCACTAG